The following proteins come from a genomic window of Dermacentor albipictus isolate Rhodes 1998 colony chromosome 8, USDA_Dalb.pri_finalv2, whole genome shotgun sequence:
- the LOC139048783 gene encoding zinc finger protein 25-like isoform X4 — MRHCILHDRHRKIVLVILRQLTKTQPVLGNSASRPSISASTAKCDNSKQGCIHRCQLCDYVADELFLLEAHASIHTGEKPFHCPLCSRSFSHKCYLNVHLRTHTGERPFDCPSCSRSFSVKGNLKAHLRTHTGEKPFDCPSCSRSFSRKPHLKAHLRTHTGEKPFECPSCSRSFSQKSILKFHLRTHTGEKPYQCPSCTRSFSQKSDLKCHLRTHTGEKPYECPSCSRSFSLQAHLKAHLRTHTGEKPYECPSCSRRFSQKSNLRKHMRREAISLPTLPSAILVEECPEDTPVHSYKLPAI; from the exons ATGAGGCACTG TATACTACATGACAGACACAGGAAGATCGTGCTAGTTATTCTGCGACAACTGACCAAAACCCAACCTGTCCTTGGTAATTCAG caTCGCGGCCTTCAATTTCTGCGTCAACTGCCAAATGTGACAACTCAAAGCAAGGATGCATCCACCGATGTCAGCTATGTGACTATGTGGCTGATGAGCTATTTCTTCTGGAGGCACATGCCAGCATCCATactggcgagaagccatttcattgccctttatgctctcggagcttctcacacaAGTGTTATCTGAATGTCCATTTGCGGactcacacaggcgagaggccatttgactgcccttcatgctctcggagttTCTCAGTAAAGGGCAACCTGAAAGCCCACCttcgcacccacacaggcgagaagccatttgactgcccttcatgctctcggagcttctcacgaaagcCCCACCTGAAAgcgcacctgcgcacccacacaggtgagaagccatttgagtgcccttcatgctctcggagcttctcacagaaGAGCATCCTGAAattccacctgcgcacccacacaggcgagaagccatatcagtgcccttcatgcactAGGAGCTTCTCACAGAAGAGCGACCTGAAAtgccacctgcgcacccacacaggcgagaagccatatgagtgcccttcatgctctcggagcttctcactaCAGGCccacctgaaagcccacctgcgcacccacacaggcgagaagccatatgagtgcccttcatgctctcggagatTCTCACAAAAGAGCAACCTTAGGAAACACatgaggcgagaagccatttcattgcCCACTCTGCCTTCAGCAATTCTCGTTGAAGAATGCCCTGAAGATACACCGGTGCATTCATACAAATTACCGGCCATATAG
- the LOC139048783 gene encoding zinc finger protein 25-like isoform X3: MSLAETITAKMACHAPSKIGGQVEVGMQCSLPLADKSVGCSFKPGSESRSVQTTEAVEQLSSTSASRPSISASTAKCDNSKQGCIHRCQLCDYVADELFLLEAHASIHTGEKPFHCPLCSRSFSHKCYLNVHLRTHTGERPFDCPSCSRSFSVKGNLKAHLRTHTGEKPFDCPSCSRSFSRKPHLKAHLRTHTGEKPFECPSCSRSFSQKSILKFHLRTHTGEKPYQCPSCTRSFSQKSDLKCHLRTHTGEKPYECPSCSRSFSLQAHLKAHLRTHTGEKPYECPSCSRRFSQKSNLRKHMRREAISLPTLPSAILVEECPEDTPVHSYKLPAI, translated from the exons ATGAGCCTAGCTGAAACCATCACTGCCAAAATGGCATGCCATGCCCCTTCAAAGATCGGTGGTCAGGTCGAGGTTGGCATGCAGTGCAGCTTGCCTCTGGCTGACAAGTCTGTTGGGTGCTCGTTCAAACCAGGGAGTGAGTCTAGGAGCGTGCAGACTACGGAGGCTGTGGAACAGTTAAGCTCCACCTCAG caTCGCGGCCTTCAATTTCTGCGTCAACTGCCAAATGTGACAACTCAAAGCAAGGATGCATCCACCGATGTCAGCTATGTGACTATGTGGCTGATGAGCTATTTCTTCTGGAGGCACATGCCAGCATCCATactggcgagaagccatttcattgccctttatgctctcggagcttctcacacaAGTGTTATCTGAATGTCCATTTGCGGactcacacaggcgagaggccatttgactgcccttcatgctctcggagttTCTCAGTAAAGGGCAACCTGAAAGCCCACCttcgcacccacacaggcgagaagccatttgactgcccttcatgctctcggagcttctcacgaaagcCCCACCTGAAAgcgcacctgcgcacccacacaggtgagaagccatttgagtgcccttcatgctctcggagcttctcacagaaGAGCATCCTGAAattccacctgcgcacccacacaggcgagaagccatatcagtgcccttcatgcactAGGAGCTTCTCACAGAAGAGCGACCTGAAAtgccacctgcgcacccacacaggcgagaagccatatgagtgcccttcatgctctcggagcttctcactaCAGGCccacctgaaagcccacctgcgcacccacacaggcgagaagccatatgagtgcccttcatgctctcggagatTCTCACAAAAGAGCAACCTTAGGAAACACatgaggcgagaagccatttcattgcCCACTCTGCCTTCAGCAATTCTCGTTGAAGAATGCCCTGAAGATACACCGGTGCATTCATACAAATTACCGGCCATATAG
- the LOC139048783 gene encoding zinc finger protein 771-like isoform X2 translates to MSSGTTAKGLTNAMSLAETITAKMACHAPSKIGGQVEVGMQCSLPLADKSVGCSFKPGSESRSVQTTEAVEQLSSTSASRPSISASTAKCDNSKQGCIHRCQLCDYVADELFLLEAHASIHTGEKPFHCPLCSRSFSHKCYLNVHLRTHTGERPFDCPSCSRSFSVKGNLKAHLRTHTGEKPFDCPSCSRSFSRKPHLKAHLRTHTGEKPFECPSCSRSFSQKSILKFHLRTHTGEKPYQCPSCTRSFSQKSDLKCHLRTHTGEKPYECPSCSRSFSLQAHLKAHLRTHTGEKPYECPSCSRRFSQKSNLRKHMRREAISLPTLPSAILVEECPEDTPVHSYKLPAI, encoded by the exons gcctcacaaatGCGATGAGCCTAGCTGAAACCATCACTGCCAAAATGGCATGCCATGCCCCTTCAAAGATCGGTGGTCAGGTCGAGGTTGGCATGCAGTGCAGCTTGCCTCTGGCTGACAAGTCTGTTGGGTGCTCGTTCAAACCAGGGAGTGAGTCTAGGAGCGTGCAGACTACGGAGGCTGTGGAACAGTTAAGCTCCACCTCAG caTCGCGGCCTTCAATTTCTGCGTCAACTGCCAAATGTGACAACTCAAAGCAAGGATGCATCCACCGATGTCAGCTATGTGACTATGTGGCTGATGAGCTATTTCTTCTGGAGGCACATGCCAGCATCCATactggcgagaagccatttcattgccctttatgctctcggagcttctcacacaAGTGTTATCTGAATGTCCATTTGCGGactcacacaggcgagaggccatttgactgcccttcatgctctcggagttTCTCAGTAAAGGGCAACCTGAAAGCCCACCttcgcacccacacaggcgagaagccatttgactgcccttcatgctctcggagcttctcacgaaagcCCCACCTGAAAgcgcacctgcgcacccacacaggtgagaagccatttgagtgcccttcatgctctcggagcttctcacagaaGAGCATCCTGAAattccacctgcgcacccacacaggcgagaagccatatcagtgcccttcatgcactAGGAGCTTCTCACAGAAGAGCGACCTGAAAtgccacctgcgcacccacacaggcgagaagccatatgagtgcccttcatgctctcggagcttctcactaCAGGCccacctgaaagcccacctgcgcacccacacaggcgagaagccatatgagtgcccttcatgctctcggagatTCTCACAAAAGAGCAACCTTAGGAAACACatgaggcgagaagccatttcattgcCCACTCTGCCTTCAGCAATTCTCGTTGAAGAATGCCCTGAAGATACACCGGTGCATTCATACAAATTACCGGCCATATAG